A genomic stretch from Deinococcus aquiradiocola includes:
- a CDS encoding LuxR C-terminal-related transcriptional regulator, translating into MTDPVQDGRPDRVRVVIVDDHPLFREGVAAALGSDGDLEVVGEGSSGPEALTLATTLLPDLLLLDLNLPGGGLSALRAVSAACPVTKIVMLTFSEEESDVLASLKGGARGYILKGVAGRELRQILRAVQAGEVYITPALAAGVLVEMASARREGAGPLHDLTPRERQILEGVAGGRSNKEIGRDLDLTEKTVKHYMTNILQKLQVRNRVEAALIAQREANR; encoded by the coding sequence ATGACTGACCCCGTGCAAGACGGGCGGCCGGACCGGGTGCGGGTGGTGATCGTGGACGACCACCCGCTGTTCCGGGAGGGCGTGGCGGCCGCGCTCGGCAGTGACGGTGATCTGGAGGTGGTGGGTGAGGGCAGCAGCGGCCCCGAGGCGCTGACGCTCGCGACGACGCTGCTGCCGGACCTGCTGCTGCTGGACCTGAACCTGCCGGGCGGCGGGCTGAGCGCGCTGCGGGCGGTATCGGCCGCGTGTCCCGTCACGAAGATCGTGATGCTGACCTTCAGCGAGGAGGAGTCGGACGTGCTCGCGTCCCTGAAGGGCGGGGCGCGCGGGTACATCCTGAAGGGCGTGGCGGGCCGCGAACTGCGGCAGATCCTGCGGGCCGTGCAGGCGGGCGAGGTGTACATCACGCCGGCCCTCGCGGCGGGCGTGCTCGTGGAGATGGCGAGCGCCCGGCGGGAGGGGGCCGGGCCGCTGCACGACCTGACGCCGCGCGAACGGCAGATTCTGGAGGGCGTGGCGGGCGGGCGCAGCAACAAGGAGATCGGACGGGACCTGGACCTGACGGAGAAGACCGTGAAGCACTACATGACGAACATCCTGCAGAAGCTGCAGGTCCGGAACCGGGTGGAGGCGGCGCTCATCGCGCAGCGCGAGGCGAACCGCTGA
- a CDS encoding acetylxylan esterase, with the protein MVALLYSAVMHFDLPLEQLEGYDPRETAPHDFLPFWQETLAQARMHDLNARFDPLVTPLRQVEVQDVTFSGHGGAPIRGWLLTPAGTTGPLPCVVEFIGYGGGRGHPTDWLTWPSAGYATLVMDTRGQGTAWRQGDTPDPGADGAPHLPGFMTQGIRHRDTYYYRRVVTDAVRAVEAARTHPRVDAARIAVSGGSQGGGLALAVAGLVPDLALCMTDVPFLTHFRRAVTLTDSAPYSEIAQYLRIHRTRVDEVMGTLAYFDTLHFAPLAMAPAVFSVGLMDAVCPPSTVYAAYNRYAGRKEMHVYSFNGHEGGEGTHLQVKLAALNAHLPLD; encoded by the coding sequence ATGGTCGCCCTCCTGTACAGTGCCGTCATGCACTTCGACCTGCCGCTGGAGCAGCTGGAGGGGTACGACCCCCGCGAGACCGCGCCGCACGACTTCCTGCCGTTCTGGCAGGAGACGCTCGCGCAGGCGCGCATGCACGACCTGAACGCCCGCTTCGACCCGCTCGTCACGCCGCTGCGGCAGGTGGAGGTGCAGGACGTGACCTTCTCCGGGCACGGCGGCGCGCCCATCCGGGGGTGGCTGCTGACGCCCGCCGGGACGACCGGGCCGCTGCCGTGCGTGGTGGAGTTCATCGGGTACGGCGGTGGGCGCGGGCACCCGACTGACTGGCTCACCTGGCCGTCCGCCGGGTACGCGACCCTCGTGATGGACACGCGCGGGCAGGGCACGGCGTGGCGGCAGGGCGACACGCCGGACCCCGGCGCGGACGGCGCGCCGCACCTGCCGGGCTTCATGACGCAGGGTATCCGGCACCGCGACACCTACTACTACCGGCGGGTCGTGACGGACGCCGTGCGTGCCGTGGAGGCCGCCCGCACGCACCCGCGCGTGGACGCCGCCCGCATCGCCGTGAGCGGCGGCAGTCAGGGCGGCGGGCTGGCGCTGGCCGTGGCGGGACTCGTGCCGGACCTCGCGCTGTGCATGACGGACGTGCCGTTCCTCACGCACTTCCGGCGCGCCGTGACCCTGACGGACAGCGCGCCGTACAGCGAGATCGCGCAGTACCTCCGCATTCACCGCACGCGGGTGGACGAGGTGATGGGCACGCTCGCGTACTTCGACACGCTGCACTTCGCGCCGCTCGCCATGGCGCCCGCCGTGTTCTCGGTGGGCCTGATGGACGCCGTGTGCCCGCCCAGCACCGTGTACGCCGCGTACAACCGCTACGCGGGCCGCAAGGAGATGCACGTGTACTCCTTCAACGGCCACGAGGGCGGCGAGGGCACGCACCTGCAGGTGAAGCTCGCCGCCCTGAACGCGCACCTCCCGCTCGACTGA
- a CDS encoding sensor histidine kinase, which produces MSLTVPLSPAGRWRGLLRGPARRLTLAGQYNLASLLVLLASMLVTGWWVGLQIREGVIHRTAATTSLYVENFLVTQLQELGEGPWLPPRRVAAIEDLLARTPLGHEIVSVKIWAPGGRVVYGENAGKVFPVKEDQVRAWRGEVSSDITDLRESENASQRGRYSRLIETYTPMRTEGSARVIAVAEFYQLAGPLEREIRAAQLRSWLVVGGAALLTYLTLSGLVRRGSDTIRAQQVRLEEQVRTLESLLVQNGALNVRVRRAAARHAAHSERFLRRVSSDLHDGPAQDLSYALLRLESLSAFRGLSVDADRDLLSLEGSLASALREMRLIATDLRLPDLEPLDLPGTLQRAVRDHRRRTDTPADLQLHALPDGASLPLKIAAYRIVQEALANAARHARAPLRVEAFVQGDALHLHVSDAGEGMSWDGEALDGHLGLVGMRERAESLGGTFSLRALPGGGTRAEATLPLGGTEGDHD; this is translated from the coding sequence ATGTCCCTCACGGTTCCGCTCTCCCCCGCCGGTCGGTGGCGGGGCCTGCTGCGCGGCCCGGCGCGGCGCCTGACGCTGGCCGGGCAGTACAACCTCGCGAGCCTGCTGGTGCTGCTCGCGAGCATGCTCGTGACCGGCTGGTGGGTGGGCCTGCAGATCCGGGAGGGCGTCATTCACCGCACGGCGGCCACCACGTCGCTGTACGTCGAGAATTTCCTCGTGACGCAGCTGCAGGAGCTGGGCGAGGGGCCGTGGCTGCCTCCCCGGCGGGTGGCGGCCATCGAGGACCTGCTGGCGCGCACGCCGCTCGGGCACGAGATCGTCAGCGTGAAGATCTGGGCGCCGGGCGGACGCGTCGTGTACGGCGAGAATGCCGGGAAGGTGTTCCCCGTCAAGGAAGATCAGGTGCGGGCGTGGCGGGGCGAGGTGTCGAGCGACATCACGGACCTGCGCGAGTCGGAGAACGCGTCGCAGCGCGGCCGGTACTCGCGGCTGATCGAGACGTACACCCCGATGCGGACCGAGGGGTCGGCGCGCGTGATCGCCGTCGCGGAGTTCTACCAGCTGGCCGGGCCGCTCGAACGGGAGATCCGGGCGGCGCAGCTGCGCAGCTGGCTGGTGGTGGGCGGCGCCGCCCTCCTGACGTACCTGACGCTGTCGGGACTGGTGCGGCGCGGGTCAGACACCATCCGGGCGCAGCAGGTGCGGCTGGAGGAGCAGGTGCGGACGCTGGAGTCGCTGCTCGTGCAGAACGGGGCGCTGAACGTCCGCGTGCGGCGCGCGGCGGCCCGGCACGCGGCGCACAGCGAGCGGTTCCTGCGGCGCGTGTCGAGCGACCTGCACGACGGTCCGGCGCAGGACCTGAGTTACGCGCTGCTGCGGCTGGAGAGCCTGTCGGCCTTCCGGGGCCTGAGCGTGGACGCCGACCGCGACCTGCTGTCGCTGGAGGGGTCGCTCGCGTCGGCGCTGCGCGAGATGCGGCTCATCGCGACGGACCTGCGCCTGCCGGACCTGGAACCGCTGGACCTGCCGGGCACGCTGCAGCGCGCGGTGCGCGACCACCGCCGCCGGACGGACACGCCGGCGGACCTGCAGCTGCACGCCCTGCCGGACGGGGCGTCCCTGCCGCTCAAGATCGCCGCGTACCGCATCGTGCAGGAGGCGCTCGCGAACGCGGCCCGGCACGCGCGGGCCCCGCTGCGGGTGGAGGCCTTCGTGCAGGGGGACGCGCTGCACCTGCACGTGAGTGATGCCGGGGAGGGCATGTCGTGGGACGGCGAGGCGCTCGATGGGCATCTGGGGCTGGTCGGGATGCGTGAACGTGCGGAGAGTCTCGGCGGGACCTTCTCGCTGCGTGCCCTGCCGGGCGGCGGCACGCGGGCCGAGGCGACCCTGCCGCTCGGCGGGACGGAGGGCGACCATGACTGA
- a CDS encoding IclR family transcriptional regulator, producing MLSTVARAFEVLSLFTPTESSWGASSVALRLGLPKSSAHDLLRSLYDLGMLERQTGGQYRLGLGLLTLTHSVCAGRPWLAASRQAIAALAEASGEVVHLSVLQDGALLHLEDAHPNCGYGEDLGLPSPGLASMSVPPQCSAMGKAMLSALPWSEVQALIRRQGLPGLTVNSISTPDELQTELERIRQQGYAYDVEEAFPGVCCIAVPVHGEDGRVQAAISMSMKADRFYAGKAVHRAQLLEAVARLEAAIRRTPVPRIQATA from the coding sequence ATGCTAAGCACTGTCGCGCGGGCCTTCGAGGTCCTGTCCCTGTTCACACCCACAGAATCGTCCTGGGGCGCCAGCAGCGTCGCCCTGCGCCTGGGTCTTCCCAAATCCAGCGCCCACGATCTGCTGCGGTCCCTCTACGACCTCGGGATGCTGGAACGCCAGACGGGCGGGCAGTACCGCCTGGGCCTGGGCCTGCTGACGCTCACGCACAGCGTCTGCGCGGGACGCCCGTGGCTCGCCGCGTCCCGGCAGGCCATCGCGGCCCTCGCGGAAGCGTCCGGCGAGGTCGTGCACCTGTCCGTGCTGCAGGACGGCGCGCTGCTGCACCTGGAGGACGCCCACCCCAACTGCGGGTACGGCGAGGACCTCGGGCTGCCCTCGCCGGGCCTCGCGTCCATGAGCGTGCCGCCGCAGTGCAGCGCCATGGGCAAGGCCATGCTGTCCGCCCTGCCGTGGAGCGAGGTACAGGCCCTCATCCGCCGCCAGGGCCTGCCGGGCCTGACCGTGAACTCCATCAGCACGCCCGACGAACTGCAGACGGAACTAGAACGCATCCGGCAGCAGGGCTACGCCTACGACGTGGAGGAAGCGTTCCCCGGCGTGTGCTGCATCGCCGTGCCGGTCCACGGCGAGGACGGACGCGTGCAGGCCGCCATCAGCATGTCCATGAAGGCCGACCGCTTCTACGCGGGCAAGGCCGTGCACCGCGCGCAGCTGCTGGAAGCCGTCGCGCGCCTGGAAGCCGCCATCCGCCGCACGCCCGTGCCGCGCATCCAGGCGACCGCGTGA
- a CDS encoding putative 2OG-Fe(II) oxygenase: MTTHTPNLQTLWPTPILHTTLPDHHDVNADLLDLFARHRDTHPGPQGNVYSSGDDLLQRYDHPALKHLFSFVSRSVFEVAQTVNASAWAALPDLRLQMRVVGAWFQIQNRYGFHDIHTHGNCSWSGVYYVQIDDTAERARHPHLGTRNGITRFYGPNLTLLGGAYQDLGNAYMQQVHHDVQPESGTLIVFPSWLNHKALPYDGQKDRVIVSFNAQVHGQSGNQTAGYGFA, translated from the coding sequence ATGACGACCCACACCCCGAACCTCCAGACGCTCTGGCCCACCCCCATCCTGCACACCACCCTCCCCGACCATCACGACGTGAACGCCGACCTGCTCGACCTCTTCGCGCGCCACCGCGACACGCACCCCGGCCCGCAGGGCAACGTGTACTCCAGCGGCGACGACCTCCTGCAACGCTACGACCACCCCGCCCTGAAACACCTGTTCAGCTTCGTGTCCCGCTCCGTGTTCGAGGTCGCGCAGACCGTGAACGCCTCCGCCTGGGCCGCCCTGCCGGACCTCAGGCTCCAGATGCGCGTCGTCGGCGCATGGTTCCAGATCCAGAACCGCTACGGCTTCCACGACATCCACACGCACGGCAACTGCTCATGGAGCGGCGTGTACTACGTCCAGATCGACGACACCGCCGAACGCGCCCGCCACCCGCACCTCGGGACACGCAACGGCATCACGCGCTTCTACGGCCCCAACCTCACCCTGCTCGGCGGCGCGTACCAGGACCTCGGGAACGCCTACATGCAGCAGGTGCACCACGACGTCCAACCCGAAAGCGGCACCCTGATCGTCTTCCCCAGCTGGCTGAACCACAAAGCCCTCCCCTACGACGGACAGAAGGACCGCGTGATCGTGAGCTTCAACGCCCAGGTGCACGGCCAGAGCGGCAACCAGACCGCCGGATACGGCTTCGCCTGA
- a CDS encoding plastocyanin/azurin family copper-binding protein has protein sequence MNIQRTAGALLAVTLFITAAGAQGSAPTPAKPTVVQVNLNEWTMGLESMKVTGPVTFAVTNTGKYPHALAVEGKIGGKDFEISTGWLKAGEKTTLTIDLPAGTYNAYCPVPGHEGKGMKSDLTFQ, from the coding sequence ATGAACATTCAACGCACCGCAGGGGCCCTGCTCGCCGTCACCCTGTTCATCACGGCCGCCGGAGCGCAGGGCAGTGCGCCCACGCCCGCCAAGCCGACCGTCGTGCAGGTGAACCTGAACGAGTGGACGATGGGCCTGGAAAGCATGAAGGTGACGGGCCCCGTCACCTTCGCCGTGACGAACACTGGCAAGTACCCGCACGCGCTCGCCGTGGAAGGCAAGATCGGCGGGAAGGACTTCGAGATCTCGACCGGCTGGCTCAAGGCGGGCGAGAAGACCACCCTGACCATCGACCTGCCTGCCGGGACGTACAACGCGTACTGCCCGGTGCCGGGACACGAAGGCAAAGGCATGAAGAGCGACCTGACCTTCCAGTGA
- a CDS encoding aerobic carbon-monoxide dehydrogenase large subunit produces MTSTEKFAMGKSMKRREDPRFIQGKGHYLDDINLPGQLYMALVHSPYPHANILGIDSSEAMKVPGVVAVVTAKELNAHGVGRLPTFHGFDQQMVLADGKVLYQHQEVAAVYAETREAAYDAAELVEVDYEPLQAVVTPQQAKTDETIIRADREQQTNHIFNWSVGQQDATEQALAGSDHVVRQHIKYQRVHAAPLEPCGCVAEFDVMGRLKFYVTSQAPHVYRTALFLVTGIPEDKIQVIAPDLGGGFGNKVPVYPGYICAIAGALVIGRPVKWIETRTENLTSSFARDYHMDIELGATKDGKLTALKVLTDADHGAFDAAADPSKYPAGMFGIITGSYDIPTAYASLDAYFTNKMPGGVAYRCSFRVTEAAYCIERAMDILADDLNIDPVELRRRNFIQPEQFPYQSPLSFTYDSGDYEKTMDVALERIGYADLLKEQAEKRARGELMGIGISTFTEVTGAGPSKHFDILGIKMFDGAEIRIHPSGAGIIRTGTKSQGQGHETTWAQIVAEELGLDPQNFQVEEGDTDTAPYGLGTYASRSTPVAGGALALAARKIRDKGRKIAAHLLEVDEMDLEWKDYRFQVMGAPSRSVTMKEVAFAAYTNPGENEPGLEATLYYDPPNMVFPHGTYIAVVDVDRETGETKVRRFMAIDDCGTIINPMIVEGQVHGGLTEGYAIAFMQEIPYDEDGNNLATNFTEYLVPTSLETPSWETGHTVTPSPHHPIGAKSVGESPNVGSPAAFVNAVIDALSPLGVRHIDMPLTREKVWSAIREAEAAQPAQA; encoded by the coding sequence ATGACCAGCACCGAGAAATTCGCGATGGGCAAGAGCATGAAGCGCCGCGAGGACCCGCGCTTCATCCAGGGTAAAGGGCATTACCTCGACGACATCAACCTGCCGGGCCAGCTGTACATGGCGCTCGTGCACAGCCCGTACCCGCACGCCAACATCCTCGGCATCGACAGCAGCGAAGCCATGAAGGTCCCCGGCGTGGTCGCCGTCGTGACCGCCAAGGAACTCAACGCGCACGGCGTGGGCCGCCTCCCCACCTTCCACGGCTTCGACCAGCAGATGGTCCTCGCGGACGGCAAGGTCCTCTACCAGCACCAGGAGGTCGCCGCCGTGTACGCCGAGACGCGCGAGGCCGCCTACGACGCCGCCGAACTCGTCGAGGTGGACTACGAGCCGCTGCAGGCCGTCGTGACGCCCCAGCAGGCCAAGACGGACGAGACCATCATCCGCGCGGACCGCGAACAGCAGACGAACCACATCTTCAACTGGTCGGTCGGACAGCAGGACGCGACCGAGCAGGCGCTCGCGGGCAGCGACCACGTCGTGCGCCAGCACATCAAGTATCAGCGCGTGCACGCCGCGCCGCTCGAACCGTGCGGCTGCGTCGCCGAGTTCGACGTGATGGGCCGCCTGAAGTTCTACGTGACCTCCCAGGCGCCGCACGTGTACCGCACGGCGCTGTTCCTCGTGACCGGCATTCCCGAAGACAAGATTCAGGTCATCGCGCCGGACCTCGGCGGCGGCTTCGGCAACAAGGTCCCCGTGTACCCCGGGTACATCTGCGCCATCGCGGGCGCCCTCGTGATCGGGCGGCCCGTCAAGTGGATCGAGACGCGCACCGAGAACCTCACGAGCAGCTTCGCGCGCGACTACCACATGGACATCGAACTCGGCGCGACGAAAGACGGCAAGCTCACCGCCCTCAAGGTCCTCACGGACGCCGACCACGGCGCCTTCGACGCGGCCGCCGACCCCAGCAAGTACCCGGCCGGGATGTTCGGCATCATCACCGGCAGTTACGACATCCCCACCGCGTACGCGAGCCTCGACGCGTACTTCACGAACAAGATGCCGGGCGGCGTCGCGTACCGCTGCTCCTTCCGCGTCACGGAAGCCGCGTACTGCATCGAGCGCGCCATGGACATCCTCGCGGACGACCTGAACATCGATCCCGTCGAACTGCGCCGCCGGAACTTCATCCAGCCGGAACAGTTCCCGTACCAGTCGCCGCTCAGCTTCACGTACGACAGCGGCGACTACGAGAAGACCATGGACGTCGCCCTGGAACGCATCGGGTACGCGGACCTGCTCAAGGAACAGGCAGAGAAACGCGCGCGCGGCGAACTGATGGGCATCGGCATCAGCACCTTCACCGAAGTGACGGGCGCCGGACCGTCCAAGCACTTCGACATCCTCGGCATCAAGATGTTCGACGGCGCCGAGATCCGCATCCACCCGAGCGGCGCGGGCATCATCCGCACCGGCACGAAAAGCCAGGGGCAGGGCCACGAGACGACGTGGGCGCAGATCGTCGCGGAGGAACTCGGCCTCGACCCGCAGAACTTCCAGGTGGAGGAAGGCGACACCGACACCGCCCCCTACGGTCTCGGCACGTACGCGAGCCGCAGCACGCCCGTCGCGGGCGGCGCCCTCGCCCTCGCCGCCCGCAAGATCCGCGACAAGGGCCGCAAGATCGCCGCGCACCTCCTCGAAGTGGACGAGATGGACCTCGAATGGAAGGACTACCGCTTCCAGGTGATGGGCGCCCCCAGCCGCAGCGTCACCATGAAGGAAGTCGCGTTCGCGGCGTACACCAACCCCGGCGAGAACGAACCGGGTCTCGAAGCGACCCTGTACTACGATCCGCCCAACATGGTCTTCCCGCACGGCACGTACATCGCCGTGGTGGACGTGGACCGCGAGACCGGCGAAACGAAGGTGCGCCGCTTCATGGCCATCGACGACTGCGGCACCATCATCAACCCCATGATCGTGGAAGGCCAGGTGCACGGCGGCCTGACCGAAGGGTACGCCATCGCGTTCATGCAGGAGATCCCCTACGACGAGGACGGCAACAACCTCGCCACGAACTTCACCGAGTACCTCGTGCCGACCAGCCTGGAAACGCCCAGCTGGGAGACGGGCCACACCGTGACGCCCAGCCCCCACCACCCGATCGGCGCGAAGAGCGTCGGCGAGAGCCCCAACGTCGGCAGCCCCGCCGCGTTCGTGAACGCCGTCATCGACGCGCTCTCCCCGCTCGGCGTGCGCCACATCGACATGCCGCTCACGCGCGAGAAAGTCTGGAGCGCCATCCGCGAAGCCGAAGCCGCCCAGCCCGCCCAGGCCTGA
- a CDS encoding tyrosine-type recombinase/integrase, which translates to MHRRGRRTLRRRPRLHAPPPLTRTFHQLSTVAGVPVIRLHDLRHTHASLLALRGVTPKVIADRLGHTNFGFTMQVYTHLYDEQRREAAPCLAELIQQDKAS; encoded by the coding sequence CTGCACCGACGTGGACGCCGCACTCTTCGCCGGCGGCCCAGGCTTCACGCTCCGCCTCCCCTGACCCGTACCTTCCATCAGCTCAGCACAGTGGCGGGCGTTCCGGTCATCCGCCTGCATGACCTGCGCCACACCCACGCGAGCCTGCTGGCCTTGAGAGGAGTGACGCCGAAAGTGATTGCAGATCGGTTGGGGCATACCAATTTCGGCTTCACCATGCAGGTGTACACCCACCTGTACGACGAGCAGCGCCGGGAAGCTGCGCCCTGCCTGGCAGAACTGATCCAGCAGGACAAGGCAAGCTGA
- a CDS encoding TetR/AcrR family transcriptional regulator: MPRYAPQHREHTRERILDAASRAYLRAGLSGVSVQSVMQDAGLTHGGFYAHFENRDALVAAALERSAFRKHAALVAHARTHPHPLAALVRAYLSRQHRDHPDDGCPLPALSADVSRAQDPLRRTFAQGLTHFTQSVLGLQPDLTPAQAQTLVAALVGTLLLARALPDREASDALLHGARHTLIKALPPAPPGPAPA, translated from the coding sequence ATGCCCCGCTACGCCCCGCAGCACCGCGAACACACCCGCGAACGCATCCTGGACGCCGCGTCCAGGGCGTACCTGCGGGCCGGACTGTCGGGCGTCAGCGTGCAGAGCGTGATGCAGGACGCCGGACTCACGCACGGCGGCTTCTACGCGCACTTCGAGAACCGCGACGCGCTCGTGGCCGCGGCCCTCGAACGCTCCGCCTTCCGCAAGCACGCCGCGCTCGTCGCGCACGCCCGCACTCACCCGCACCCGCTCGCGGCCCTCGTCCGCGCGTACCTGAGCCGCCAGCACCGCGACCACCCGGACGACGGCTGCCCCCTCCCCGCCCTGAGCGCCGACGTGTCCCGCGCGCAGGACCCGCTCAGACGCACGTTCGCGCAGGGCCTCACGCACTTCACGCAGAGCGTCCTGGGCCTGCAGCCGGACCTGACGCCCGCCCAGGCGCAGACGCTCGTCGCCGCGCTCGTCGGCACGCTGCTGCTGGCCCGCGCCCTCCCGGACCGCGAAGCGAGCGACGCCCTGCTGCACGGCGCCCGACACACCCTGATCAAAGCGCTCCCGCCCGCACCGCCCGGCCCGGCCCCGGCCTGA
- a CDS encoding FAD binding domain-containing protein — protein MRSTSVEEALAALQQHGGDARVLAGGQSLIPAMRYRLARPAVLVDINRVQGLDTLHEADGHLHIGATLRDARLEFTPWIAERYSLLSDVSRVVADPIVRHMGTVVGSVCHNDPSGDWTAAALAARATMTVQGQDGPRDVLIDDFLIDAFQTSVQDGELAIAMRLPTPGPRTQGSYQKIERKVGDYATCAAAVQLTLDDAGLISAAGVAITAAATTAIRVAKAEAMLIGQRPTLQLLQDAAMEASILSTPVADARGSVAYKKDMARVLVLRGLKQSLTRLNAEVTA, from the coding sequence GTGAGATCCACCTCCGTCGAGGAAGCCCTCGCCGCCCTGCAGCAGCACGGCGGCGACGCCCGCGTGCTCGCCGGCGGCCAGAGCCTCATCCCCGCCATGCGGTACCGCCTCGCGCGTCCCGCTGTGCTCGTCGACATCAACCGCGTGCAGGGCCTCGACACCCTCCACGAGGCCGACGGGCACCTGCACATCGGCGCGACCCTCCGCGACGCCCGGCTCGAATTCACGCCCTGGATCGCCGAACGGTACTCGCTGCTCAGCGACGTGAGCCGCGTCGTCGCGGACCCCATCGTGCGCCACATGGGCACCGTCGTCGGCAGCGTCTGCCACAACGACCCCTCCGGCGACTGGACGGCCGCCGCGCTCGCCGCGCGCGCCACCATGACCGTGCAGGGCCAGGACGGCCCGCGCGACGTCCTGATCGACGACTTCCTGATCGACGCCTTCCAGACCTCCGTGCAGGACGGCGAACTGGCCATCGCCATGCGCCTCCCCACACCCGGCCCGCGCACGCAGGGCTCGTACCAGAAGATCGAACGCAAGGTCGGCGACTACGCCACCTGCGCGGCCGCCGTGCAGCTCACGCTGGACGACGCCGGACTCATCAGCGCCGCCGGGGTCGCCATCACGGCCGCCGCGACCACCGCCATCCGCGTCGCGAAAGCCGAAGCGATGCTTATCGGCCAGCGCCCCACCCTGCAACTCCTGCAGGACGCCGCGATGGAGGCCAGCATCCTGTCCACGCCCGTCGCGGACGCGCGCGGCAGCGTCGCCTACAAGAAAGACATGGCGCGCGTCCTCGTGCTGCGCGGCCTGAAGCAGTCCCTCACCCGCCTGAACGCGGAGGTCACAGCATGA
- a CDS encoding hotdog fold thioesterase, with translation MTTPTDQNAAQTPSAADIALGRDTLLAHLGIRVTEAGPTRVVATMPVESRVHQPFGVLHGGASVALAESVASIGAYMNVRERGMIAVGQEINANHLRSVASGTVTATATPVFQGRTSEVWQIEIVDERGKAVCVSRCTLAVIAPPSR, from the coding sequence GTGACCACCCCCACCGACCAGAACGCCGCCCAGACCCCCAGCGCCGCCGACATCGCCCTCGGCAGGGACACGCTCCTCGCCCACCTCGGCATCCGCGTCACCGAGGCCGGACCCACCCGCGTCGTCGCCACCATGCCCGTCGAGAGCCGCGTCCACCAGCCGTTCGGCGTGCTGCACGGCGGGGCCAGCGTCGCCCTCGCCGAGAGCGTCGCCAGCATCGGCGCGTACATGAACGTCCGGGAACGCGGCATGATCGCTGTCGGTCAGGAAATCAACGCCAACCACCTGCGCAGCGTCGCCAGCGGCACCGTGACCGCCACCGCCACCCCCGTCTTCCAGGGCCGCACGTCCGAGGTGTGGCAGATCGAGATCGTGGACGAACGCGGCAAGGCCGTCTGCGTGTCCCGCTGCACGCTCGCCGTCATCGCGCCCCCCTCGCGCTGA
- a CDS encoding (2Fe-2S)-binding protein produces MNVTMTINGRKVSADVEERTLLAYFIREQGHLTGTHVGCDSSSCGCCVVLQDGSPVKSCTAFAVMAEGSDIRTVEGLAQGGTLHPLQQAFTDQHGLQCGYCTPGMLMTSLALLERNPNPTEHEIREGLSGNLCRCTGYNNIVKAVQQAAGTMGAQTADTAAAD; encoded by the coding sequence ATGAACGTCACCATGACCATCAATGGCCGCAAGGTCAGCGCCGACGTCGAGGAACGCACGCTGCTCGCGTACTTCATCCGCGAACAGGGCCACCTGACCGGCACGCACGTCGGCTGCGACTCCAGCAGCTGCGGCTGCTGCGTCGTCCTGCAGGACGGCAGCCCCGTCAAGAGCTGCACCGCCTTCGCCGTCATGGCCGAAGGCAGCGACATCCGCACCGTCGAGGGCCTCGCGCAGGGCGGCACGCTGCACCCGCTGCAGCAGGCGTTCACGGACCAGCACGGCCTGCAGTGCGGGTACTGCACGCCCGGCATGCTCATGACGAGCCTCGCGCTGCTGGAACGCAACCCCAACCCCACCGAGCACGAGATCCGCGAAGGCCTCAGCGGAAACCTCTGCCGCTGCACCGGCTACAACAACATCGTGAAGGCCGTGCAGCAGGCGGCCGGCACCATGGGCGCCCAGACCGCCGATACCGCCGCCGCCGACTGA